The following coding sequences are from one Saccharomyces eubayanus strain FM1318 chromosome VII, whole genome shotgun sequence window:
- the FOL2 gene encoding GTP cyclohydrolase I — translation MQNIQAVQEIERHETPLNIRPTSPYTLNPPVERDGFSWPSVGTRDRAEETEEEEKERIQRISGAIKTILTELGEDVNREGLLDTPQRYAKAMLYFTKGYQTNIMDDVIKNAVFEEDHDEMVIVRDIEIYSLCEHHLVPFFGKVHIGYIPNKKVIGLSKLARLAEMYARRLQVQERLTKQIAMALSDILKPLGVAVVMEATHMCMVSRGIQKTGSSTVTSCMLGGFRAHKTREEFLTLLGRRSI, via the coding sequence ATGCAAAATATCCAAGCAGTGCAGGAGATAGAAAGGCACGAAACCCCGTTGAACATTAGACCCACCTCTCCATATACCTTAAACCCGCCAGTTGAGAGAGAtggtttttcttggccAAGTGTAGGGACAAGAGATCGTGCTGAGGAAACggaagaggaggaaaaAGAACGAATTCAGCGTATTTCAGGCGCAATTAAGACCATCCTGACCGAACTAGGTGAAGATGTCAACAGAGAAGGTCTACTAGATACCCCACAGAGGTATGCCAAAGCCATGCTTTATTTCACCAAAGGTTACCAAACAAACATCATGGATGATGTCATCAAGAATGCcgtctttgaagaagaccaCGACGAAATGGTCATTGTTCGTGATATCGAAATCTACTCATTATGTGAACATCATTTAGTGCCATTCTTCGGTAAAGTTCATATCGGCTACATAccaaacaagaaagtcATTGGGTTGAGTAAATTGGCCAGATTAGCAGAGATGTACGCAAGAAGGCTACAAGTCCAAGAAAGGCTCACGAAGCAGATTGCGATGGCGTTAAGTGATATCTTGAAACCATTGGGTGTTGCCGTTGTCATGGAAGCTACTCATATGTGCATGGTTTCAAGAGGTATTCAAAAAACAGGATCTTCTACAGTAACTTCATGTATGCTGGGAGGGTTTAGAGCTCATAAGACAAGAGAAGAGTTTTTAACCTTACtaggaagaagaagtatttga
- the YTA7 gene encoding chromatin segregase YTA7, whose amino-acid sequence MTRNLRNRRDSDDKRSDAEDTNNANVGYETQIKDENGIIHTTSRSLRKINYAEIEKVFDFLEDDQVMDADQNQAKHETPVKAESNEYNESSLNGDEDDGDDDVVLPYKNTRVDDELPSERNLRKRKIHDPEEEDESFHEEDVDDDEEEEEADAFEDEYLDEDARNNNRQRRAADRKFIVPDPDDDDEYDEDGEEGGAISHSASSKRLKRANSRRTRSSHHPETPPPVRRELRSRTRHSRTSNEENDGDNEHNRNEALTLADEIRELQEDSPVKEKRFLRERTKPVNYKLPPPLTATSAEEFMNRNNNALSFHNPSPARRGRGGWNASQNSGPTRRLFPTGGPFGGNDVTTIFGKNTNFYNQVPSAYNNDNNNNKLILDSDSSDDEILPLGATPKVKKVDAQKKKKKKPEIADLDPLGVDMNINFDDIGGLDNYIDQLKEMVALPLLYPELYQNFNITPPRGVLFHGPPGTGKTLMARALAASCSSDERKITFFMRKGADILSKWVGEAERQLRLLFEEAKKQQPSIIFFDEIDGLAPVRSSKQEQIHASIVSTLLALMDGMDNRGQVIVIGATNRPDAVDPALRRPGRFDREFYFPLPDVKARSKILQIQTKKWTSPLSIEFINKLAILTKGYGGADLRSLCTEAALISIQRNFPQIYRSNDKLLVDPSKIKVKVNDFMLALKKIVPSSARSTGSSPQPLPELIKPLLVDQVNNLKEKLDYILKKDDSDFQKTTSLLQDFIDYEEYSEEEEEDEDDYKGFEGASKFRSYEFFDSMAESQICKPRLLINGPKGNGQQYVGAALLNYLEDFNVQNLDLASLVSESSRTIEAAVVQSFMEAKKRQPSVVFIPNMDIWINTIPENVILVLSGLFRSLQSNEMVLLLCLAEDLNISEIKDGILSDFAFDRNIFHLNKPSIQNIMAYYSNLIELLKTKPSDIPMKRKRVKPLPELPKVISNATLTNFDENGEPLSENEVLRRKLKTFQHQDMRSKNVLKIKLSGLMDLFKNRYKRFRKPPIDDAFLVHLFEPDTNADPSWQPAYIKDKDMILEISTGRRFFNMDLDIVEERLWNGYYSEPKQFLKDIELIYRDANTIGDRERVIKASEMFANAQMGIEEISTPDFIQECKATRQRDLERQELFLKDEENRVAIDLEAQQEEQQDILPQPEVDVNEVGEFGVAAGNQLQAQLQATANTNSIVSNGEVPAPIDTEIYKKHEAILTPSTVGTGEVLTPKDGGAHEQRPSESLQSSCIIHEQINDDKQTVAPLNQSDPLLLSEAKDGPSESAFKTSEIKQVTESLPINNSTCIGAELLHKGEKTGEQDATTITKEVGKPQRKKKDSRDVILSSEQIKEISERLIEHCKNFTVSQLEDVHSSIAKIIWRNRSVWDKTDAVADILKFLSE is encoded by the coding sequence ATGACACGAAATTTAAGGAATAGACGCGATAGTGACGACAAACGTAGCGATGCTGAAGATACAAATAATGCAAACGTTGGTTATGAAACCCAGatcaaagatgaaaatggCATAATTCATACTACTTCTCGTtctttaagaaaaataaactaCGCAGAAATTGAGAAGGTATTcgattttttggaagatgacCAGGTTATGGACGCCGATCAAAACCAGGCCAAACATGAGACGCCCGTCAAGGCTGAGAGTAACGAATATAATGAAAGCAGCCTCAATGGCGACGAAGACGATGGCGACGACGATGTTGTGTTGCCATACAAAAACACTAGAGTGGATGACGAATTGCCCAGTGAGAGAAAtttaaggaaaagaaaaattcacGATccagaggaagaagacgaaagCTTTCATGAGGAAGATGTtgacgatgacgaagaggaagaagaagcggACGCATTTGAAGATGAGTATTTGGACGAGGACGCAAGAAACAATAACCGCCAGCGTAGAGCTGCCGATAGAAAGTTTATAGTACCAGACCctgatgacgatgatgaataCGACGAGGACGGTGAAGAAGGAGGTGCAATAAGCCATTCTGCTTCTTCTAAACGTTTAAAAAGAGCGAATTCTCGAAGAACAAGATCCTCGCATCATCCTGAAACTCCACCGCCGGTTAGAAGAGAATTAAGAAGTAGAACAAGGCATTCGCGGACttcaaatgaagaaaacgacGGTGATAATGAACATAACAGAAACGAAGCATTAACTTTGGCTGATGAGATAAGGGAATTACAAGAGGATAGTCCcgttaaagaaaaaagattcCTCCGTGAGAGAACTAAACCAGTTAATTATAAATTACCACCACCACTAACCGCTACCAGTGCAGAAGAATTTATGAATAGGAACAACAATGCACTTTCTTTCCATAATCCATCACCTGCACGTCGTGGCCGTGGCGGTTGGAATGCTAGTCAAAATTCGGGTCCAACAAGGCGACTTTTCCCCACAGGTGGCCCATTTGGTGGCAATGATGTTACTACtatttttggtaaaaataCAAACTTTTATAACCAAGTCCCATCTGCAtacaataatgataataacaacaacaaactAATACTAGATTCCGATTCCTCCGACGACGAAATATTACCTCTTGGCGCTACACCCAAAGTAAAGAAAGTGGATgcccaaaaaaagaagaagaaaaagccaGAAATTGCCGATCTCGATCCATTAGGCGTTGATATGAATATCAATTTTGATGACATAGGTGGTTTAGATAATTATATTGATCAATTGAAGGAAATGGTTGCATTACCGCTACTGTACCCAGAGCTATACCAAAACTTTAATATCACGCCTCCGCGTGGTGTTCTATTCCATGGTCCTCCAGGTACTGGTAAAACGTTAATGGCAAGAGCTCTGGCTGCAAGTTGCTCCTCcgatgaaagaaaaattacgTTTTTCATGCGTAAGGGAGCAGACATTTTGTCGAAGTGGGTGGGTGAAGCCGAAAGACAACTCCGTTTATTATTCGAAGAAGCCAAAAAGCAACAACCATCCATCATCTTTTTCGACGAGATTGACGGGTTAGCACCCGTGAGAAGTtccaaacaagaacaaattcATGCTAGTATTGTATCAACTTTATTAGCTTTAATGGATGGTATGGACAATCGAGGTCAAGTTATCGTTATTGGTGCCACAAATCGACCTGATGCTGTAGATCCTGCTTTAAGAAGGCCGGGAAGGTTTGATAGAGAATTTTATTTCCCATTGCCTGATGTGAAAGCACGTTCTAAGATTCTACAAATTCAAACTAAAAAATGGACTTCACCACTGTCAATTGAGTTCATAAACAAATTAGCCATCTTGACTAAAGGTTATGGTGGTGCAGATTTAAGGTCCTTATGCACCGAAGCTGCACTTATAAGTATACAAAGAAACTTTCCCCAAATTTACAGATCGAATGATAAGCTATTGGTGGACCCCtccaaaatcaaagtcaAAGTCAATGATTTCATGCtagctttgaaaaagattgTTCCATCATCCGCAAGATCTACCGGTAGCTCCCCTCAGCCATTGCCTGAATTGATTAAACCATTATTAGTGGATCAAGTAAAtaacttgaaagaaaaactggaCTACATATTAAAAAAGGACGATTCtgactttcaaaaaactaCATCGCTACTCCAAGACTTTATAGATTACGAAGAATacagtgaagaagaagaagaagacgaagatgactACAAAGGGTTCGAAGGTGCATCTAAGTTCAGGTCatatgaattttttgattcgATGGCGGAGTCACAAATTTGCAAACCTCGATTATTAATAAACGGACCTAAGGGCAATGGCCAACAGTATGTTGGAGCTGCTCTTCTAAACTACCTAGAAGATTTCAACGTACAGAACTTGGATTTGGCTTCTCTAGTCTCGGAAAGTTCAAGGACCATTGAAGCTGCTGTGGTGCAAAGCTTTATGGaggcaaagaaaagacaaccTTCTGTTGTATTCATTCCTAATATGGACATTTGGATCAATACCATCCCAGAAAACGTTATTCTAGTTCTATCAGGCTTGTTCAGATCTCTGCAAAGTAACGAAATGGTTCTTTTATTATGTCTTGCAGAGGATTTGAATATATCTGAAATTAAGGACGGCATTTTGTCGGATTTTGCATTTGATAGGAATATCTTTCATTTAAATAAGCCCtccattcaaaatataatgGCGTACTACTCAAATCTAATTGaactattgaaaacaaaaccaagCGATATTCCcatgaaaaggaaaagggtCAAGCCGCTGCCAGAATTACCAAAAGTGATTTCAAACGCAACACTCACTAACTTTGATGAGAATGGTGAACCATTGTCCGAGAACGAAGTTCTAAGAAGGAAACTGAAGACATTCCAACATCAAGACATGAGATCAAAAAATGTCTTAAAGATCAAACTCTCGGGCTTAATggatcttttcaaaaatagataTAAAAGGTTTAGAAAACCGCCGATAGACGATGCCTTTTTGGTTCACCTTTTCGAGCCAGACACGAATGCTGATCCTAGTTGGCAACCAGCCTATATAAAAGATAAGGATATGATTTTAGAGATTTCTACAGGCCGGAGATTTTTTAATATGGACTTGGACATCGTAGAGGAGAGACTTTGGAACGGTTATTATTCAGAACCAAAGCAGTTCTTAAAAGACATTGAGCTGATATACCGAGACGCCAATACCATCGGTGATAGAGAGCGTGTGATCAAGGCGTCTGAAATGTTTGCCAACGCACAAATGggtattgaagaaatttctaCTCCAGATTTCATTCAAGAATGTAAAGCTACACGCCAAAGGGATTTAGAGAGACAAGAACTTTTCTTAAAGGACGAAGAAAATAGGGTGGCAATTGACTTAGAAGCCcagcaagaagaacaacagGATATACTGCCGCAACCTGAGGTAGATGTTAATGAAGTTGGTGAGTTTGGTGTAGCTGCAGGTAACCAATTACAGGCTCAATTACAAGCTACTGCTAATACAAATTCCATTGTCAGTAACGGAGAAGTCCCAGCACCAATTGATACCGAAATATATAAGAAGCATGAGGCAATCCTAACACCTTCTACTGTTGGTACGGGAGAAGTACTCACTCCGAAAGACGGTGGCGCACACGAACAACGTCCATCAGAATCACTCCAATCTAGCTGCATAATACATGAACAAattaatgatgataaaCAGACTGTAGCGCCACTAAATCAAAGTGATCCACTTTTGCTGTCAGAAGCAAAAGACGGGCCTAGTGAATCAGCTTTCAAGACTTCAGAAATAAAGCAAGTGACAGAGAGTCTACCCATCAACAACAGTACATGTATAGGGGCAGAACTTCTTCACAAAGGTGAAAAGACAGGTGAACAAGACGCTACAACTATTACAAAGGAAGTTGGGAAGCCACAacgaaagaagaaagacaGTAGAGATGTAATTTTATCATCtgaacaaataaaagaaatatctGAACGCTTAATCGAGCATTGCAAAAACTTTACAGTTTCCCAACTAGAAGATGTTCATTCCTCTATTGCAAAAATAATATGGAGGAACAGATCTGTATGGGACAAAACAGACGCTGTTGCTGATATATTGAAATTTCTCTCGGAGTAA
- the HUA1 gene encoding Hua1p codes for MPQDTHDDGLPSYEEVLKEEERLQSQQQRPPRPRPNAPPRPQRPYTVPPASSSHSHSHSQTHSHTSSSSHAPPPAKPQQSSSLPWTYPPKFYCTKCGNTGYKVKNGRSCKSCWRRFAPQNNITAAPSLYTNYQMPVYTSAWQGNGPLCVQPGDPRLGGVLCGECRGSGRTRFLLDEDMCPLCHGVGRIITQPQRY; via the coding sequence ATGCCTCAAGACACACATGACGATGGCTTGCCGAGCTACGAGGAAGTTCtcaaggaagaagagagGTTGCAGTCCCAACAGCAGCGACCACCAAGGCCACGGCCCAATGCGCCACCAAGGCCCCAGAGGCCCTACACAGTGCCACCAGCTTCGTCTTCCCATTCCCATTCACACTCACAGACTCACTCTCACACGTCCTCAAGTTCCCATGCACCCCCTCCAGCGAAGCCGCAACAAAGCTCAAGCTTGCCCTGGACATACCCTCCCAAGTTCTATTGTACCAAATGTGGCAATACAGGCTACAAGGTCAAGAACGGAAGGTCTTGCAAGTCGTGTTGGAGAAGGTTTGCACCTCAAAATAACATTACTGCTGCCCCTTCCCTTTACACAAACTACCAAATGCCCGTATACACTAGCGCATGGCAGGGAAACGGGCCCTTGTGCGTTCAACCAGGGGACCCTCGGCTTGGGGGCGTCTTGTGTGGTGAATGCAGAGGTTCTGGACGTACTAGGTTCCTCTTGGACGAAGATATGTGTCCCTTGTGCCATGGCGTAGGCAGGATCATCACCCAGCCTCAACGCTATTAG